A stretch of DNA from Desmospora activa DSM 45169:
TCACCTGTGCTCCTAAGCGATGCAACAGCTTCGCCACCGCCACCCCACTCCTGGCTAAACCCAGCACCACCACATGCCGATCTTCCCAACTCGTTTGATCCCTCAGCTTCACCGTAGGAACACCTCCAGGTAGATTCCCAATGCGGCAGCGAGGAATCCAATCAACCAGAAAGTAGTCACCACGCGCCATTCCGACCAGCCCACCAGTTCAAAATGATGGTGAAGTGGACTCATCCGAAAGATGCGTTTTCCTCTTAACTTAAAAGAGCTGACTTGAATCATCACGGACAAGGTTTCAATCACAAAGACGATTCCGATAATCAGCAGCAACAGCTCGGTTTTCGTAATCACCGCCAACGCCGCCAGCCCGCCGCCCAGCGCCAATGAGCCGGTATCGCCCATAAACACTTTGGCTGGATGAGCATTAAACACCAAAAATCCAAGCAATGCCCCCACCATAGATGCAGAAAAAATTACCACCATATAGTTACTCTGCACTAATCCAATAATGGCATACGCACCATAAGCGATGGCTGCAGTTCCCGCCACCAAACCATCCAATCCGTCCGTCAGGTTGACGGCGTTGGAAGTGGCGATCATGATTAAAACCAATAGCGGCAGGTATAACCAGTTTAACTCAATACTAAATTGCGTGCCGGGAATTGTGATGGTGGAGATCGATTCATACAAACCGCGAACCACCCGCACCTCCATCAGCACCCAGAAAAGTACCAAGCCGATAAACAACTGTCCTAACAACTTTTGCTTAGCGGTCAATCCCAGATTGCGTTTCATGACGACTTTAATGTAATCATCCATAAAGCCCAGGATCCCGTAGCCGAGGGTGGCAAACAGCAGAAAAAACAGATCAGACAGATGGCCATCTTGATCAAAGATATTGCTTACGGGAATCGCCGTCAACACCAGCACCACCATAAAGATGGAACCGCCCATCGTCGGTGTTCCCGCCTTTTTTTGGTGCGCTTTCGGCCCCTCTTCACGAATGGCCTGACCAAACTTCAAGCGCCGCAAGACGGGAATTACCAACGGCCCCAACAGCACGCCCAACCCGAACGCCACGCCAAGCGGAACCATGATCATTCTAATATCCATCGCTTTTTGCCTTCTCCCCTTCGACAAGTTGCTGTACAACCGCTTCCAAGCGGGCACCGCGAGAAGCTTTTACCAACAGGGTGACCGATGCATCTCCCTCCTGCAACAACGTTGCGGCAACCTCTGCTGCCGTTTCACAGTGGATCACCCTCGTTTCCGTCGCTACCGCCGCAGCTCCCGCCGCAATCCAGCGGCCTCGCTGTCCCATCGTGAAGATTTTGTCTACCCCTTTTTCTACAGCGTAGGCTCCAATTTGCCGATGATACACTTCTTCTTCCGCCCCCAACTCTAACATATCGGCCAGGAGCACCCATTTCTTACGCTGGTTGGGCAGCGCCACCAACAGGTCGATCGCTGCCTTCATCGCCCGTGGGCTGGCATTGTACGCATCATTGATGATCGCCATACCATTAGAGGCAACGAGCCGTTCTAATCTCATTCCGGAAACTTTCGCCTGCTCCAGGCCCCGTTGAATCTCCGCATCGGAGAGATTTAACAGCTTTCCAACAGTGATGGCCATCATCCCATTCATCGCATTATGGCGCCCTGGCAGAGACAGATGAAAGTGATAATCGCTGCTGGAAGATTGAAACCGTATCCCTTCGTCTCCATGTAACTTCAGCGCTTGGATTTGAACTGCATTGCCTTCATCAAAACCGATTGAAACCAATCGCA
This window harbors:
- the mraY gene encoding phospho-N-acetylmuramoyl-pentapeptide-transferase, whose protein sequence is MDIRMIMVPLGVAFGLGVLLGPLVIPVLRRLKFGQAIREEGPKAHQKKAGTPTMGGSIFMVVLVLTAIPVSNIFDQDGHLSDLFFLLFATLGYGILGFMDDYIKVVMKRNLGLTAKQKLLGQLFIGLVLFWVLMEVRVVRGLYESISTITIPGTQFSIELNWLYLPLLVLIMIATSNAVNLTDGLDGLVAGTAAIAYGAYAIIGLVQSNYMVVIFSASMVGALLGFLVFNAHPAKVFMGDTGSLALGGGLAALAVITKTELLLLIIGIVFVIETLSVMIQVSSFKLRGKRIFRMSPLHHHFELVGWSEWRVVTTFWLIGFLAAALGIYLEVFLR